Part of the Candidatus Chlorohelix allophototropha genome, ACCTAGCAAGCGAACCCGCTCTTCCATACCAACCAAGCCGAGGTGTTCCATATTAACAACCCCATTATCGCTACTGTCTGAGACAGCGTCAAGGTTGTGGCGATTTTGCCATTTTTGTACTTCAAAGCCTTTGCCCCAATCTTGCACGGTCAACGTAACAATACCGGGGTCACGCACAAGGCGAACCAGCACTTGTTTTGCCCCGGAATGTTTGTACACATTCGTTAGAGCTTCCTGTGCAATACGAAAGAAATTTTCTGCTATCTGAGGGCTAATGGTACTATTGCCGGGTTCTCCAAATTTGCCGATTACATCGAAATTGCCATCCCAGTCATTTTTGTTGCACATTGTATTAAAAGATTCGCGCAAGGCGGGAATTAAGCCAAAACGATCTAACGTATCGGGACGCAATCCGGCAATGATACTGCGTACTTCAGTTCGAGCCGATTTTAAGGTTTCTTTGGCGCGTTTGTAGGCAGAAGATGAGGAGGCATCTTGCACCTCTACCTCAATTAGTTCTACCATCTGATGACCAAAGGTGAGAGTTTGCGCCAGCCCATCATGCAAATCTCTGGCAACTTTCTTGCGTTCCTCTTCTTGTGCCGTCAGTAATTTTGAAAGGAACAGGTTCAAGCGATTCTGCTTTTCTTCCAATTCTTCTTTAAGCTTTGCCAATATCTCGTTCTTTTTGCGCTCATCATCGTACATGCGGCGCAGGTCACGCGCATAGAAAAGGTTGAGGGATTGCACATGATCAAGGCGTTGTTTTAGTAAGATCGGGTCTTGCCACGAGCTATAGGGCAGCGTAACCTTAAAGAAATTCCCTTCTGTCGCGGAACTGGTAACGTCTATTTCTCCCTTAAAGCTGGAAACGGTATGCTGTACCAACGCCAAACCAAGCCCTAACCCACTATAGTTGCGAGAATCGACAGACTGGATTTGCTGGAAAGGATAATAGATTTGCGCTATTTTTTCGGGAGGGATGAAAACACCACT contains:
- a CDS encoding ATP-binding protein — protein: MNPKYNQLEQQMIIYARDFKVVYEEERLKRNELERANDRLRQLDEMKSTFVEIVSHELNTPVTIINGYLQILSEMLADKLQPQEAEYFNLAHQQAQQLSLLVEDITNFTYLTRSEPLLQLSDPELTSNLSLVVKKELEKQQSSIDEKGLVVQLNVPEQIFPANIEPARFRVIIGHLLSNAIKFNQVGGWIKINLYLTEGEEIEKLVLEIGNSGVFIPPEKIAQIYYPFQQIQSVDSRNYSGLGLGLALVQHTVSSFKGEIDVTSSATEGNFFKVTLPYSSWQDPILLKQRLDHVQSLNLFYARDLRRMYDDERKKNEILAKLKEELEEKQNRLNLFLSKLLTAQEEERKKVARDLHDGLAQTLTFGHQMVELIEVEVQDASSSSAYKRAKETLKSARTEVRSIIAGLRPDTLDRFGLIPALRESFNTMCNKNDWDGNFDVIGKFGEPGNSTISPQIAENFFRIAQEALTNVYKHSGAKQVLVRLVRDPGIVTLTVQDWGKGFEVQKWQNRHNLDAVSDSSDNGVVNMEHLGLVGMEERVRLLGGTMTITSKPGAGTTIVANVPVNE